The Streptomyces achromogenes DNA segment GCAGCAGCTCGCGGTCGTCGAGGCCGCGATTGCCCGGAACTACGGCGCCACCCACCCCGTTCCACCCGCGCAGGAGGAAGTCCGATGAAGGTCGTCACGATGGGCGTGCACGTACTCGACGTACTGGTGCGTCCGGTGCAGGAGATACCCGAGGGCCAGGGCGCGACCCTGGTGGACGACATCCGGATGACCGCCGCCGGAACCGCCGGCGGCACCGCCCTCACCCTCGCCAAACTGGGCGCCGAGGTGCGCACGGCGGGCGCCGTCGGCTCCGACCCGACCGGCGACATGCTGATCCAGCTGCTGAACAGGGGCGGCGTCGACACCGGGTTCCTGGTCCGCCGCACCGACACCGCCACCTCCGCGAGCGTCCTGCCGATCCGGCCGAACGGCGACCGTCCCTCGCTGCACCTGCTCGGCGCGAACATCACGTACGGCCCCGACGACGTCCCGTGGGACGCCCTCGCCGAGGCGACCCATCTGCACCTCGGCGGCCCGGAGCTGATCGGCGTCGACGCGGCGGCGCGCATCCTGTCGTACGCCAGGGAACACGGCGTCGTGACCTCCGTGGACCTGCTCGCCCCCGGCGTCCTCGGCAGCTTCGAGCAGATCGAGGCGGCCCTGCCGTACATCGACCATCTGCTGCCCAACGAGGACCAGGTCCTCGGCTTCACCGGCGAGAGCGACCTGCTCACGGGCGCCCGGAAGCTGCTCGCCGCCGGCGTGGGCGTCGTCGCCGTCACGCGCGGCGGGGACGGCGCGCTCGTGGTGACGGCGGACGGCGCGGAGCCGGTGCCCGCCTTCGAGATCGACGTCGTCGACACCACCGGATGCGGCGACGCGTTCTCGGCGGGCTACCTCAGGGGCGTCAGCCTGGGCCGCACGCCGGGCGACGCCGCCGTGCTCGGCAGCGCCGCCGCCGCACTCGTCGCCCGGGGACTCGGCAGCGACCACGGCGACTTCGACCTCGCCGCCGCCGACGAGTTCGCCGCGACGCACAAACCCCGCCGGTGAGCCGACCGCGTACGAGCACCGAGGACGCCGGAGGGGCCGCAGCGGGGTGAGGCGGTCCGGGGTGAGACGGACCGGACCAGGGCGGGACGGGTCGGACCGGGGTGGCGCGGTCCGGGGTGGGGCGGGCCCGGGCGGGGTCCGCGGCCTCCGGGGACAACAGGCCTGACGCCGGGGCGTGTTCACGCGGTGACGGTCGAACCGGGCGAGTCCCAAAGGGGGTTGTGCGGTCCGGGGCGGGGCCGGGCCCGGGCGGGGCCGCGGCCTTCGGGAGCAACCGGCCTGGCGCGAGGGCGCGTTCACGCGGCGCCGAACGCCGTGAACGCCCACCCCGTCGCCTGGTGCAGGGCGTCTCCCGGGAGCGCGGCCCGCGCGTCCCGCAGGGCCTCGGCGAGGGACAGTCCGCGGCGCAGGCCCTCGTGCAGGGCCAGCATCAGGGGAACGACCGCCGCGTCGTTGACCGGTGCGCTGCTCGCGACCACTCCCGCCGTGCCCAGCGGCAGCAACGCCGTGACCAGGCCGAGCAGTTCGTCCGCGCCCACCGAGGCGAGCCGGGCGGTGTCGCAGCTGGAGAGGATGATCCGGTACGGGCTGCGGGCCAGTCGCTCGAAGTCGTGGACGATCAACGGGCCGTCCGCCATGCGCAGTGAGGAGAACATGGGGCTGTCGGCGCGGAACGTGCCGTGCGCGGCGATGTGCGCCAGCGCCGCCCCGTCCAACTCCGCCAGCACGCGCGGCACATGGGCGTCCCCGTGTTCCAGCACGACGGGCGTGCCGTACCGCCCGGCGACCTCCGGGACCTCCGCCCCGCAGGTGGCCAGCCCCGGCCCGCGCACGAGGACCTGCCGTCCGTCCGGGGGCGGGTCCGTCTCCCGGGCCCGCAGCCAGCCGCTCGCCGACGGCGACACGCTGACCACCCGCTCCCGTAGCGCCGGCAGCAGCGCCCACGGCACCCGGTGCAGTCGGGCAGGCGGCACCACCACGACCGGGCCCGGCCCCAGCCGCCCGGCCGCCTCACCGAGCAGCAGCTCCTCCAGCCGCCGTCCCATCGCCTCCACCACCGGCAGCCGCCCCTCCGCGCCGGGATGGGCCAGCCGGCGCAGCCCGGCCTGAACGTGCTCGGCCTCCCGCTCGGCGTCGGCCAGCAGCCCGCCCGCGAACCGGCGCACCCGCCCGCCTCCGCACAGCAGCACCTGCACCCGGCCGTCCAGCACGGCCAGT contains these protein-coding regions:
- a CDS encoding carbohydrate kinase family protein codes for the protein MKVVTMGVHVLDVLVRPVQEIPEGQGATLVDDIRMTAAGTAGGTALTLAKLGAEVRTAGAVGSDPTGDMLIQLLNRGGVDTGFLVRRTDTATSASVLPIRPNGDRPSLHLLGANITYGPDDVPWDALAEATHLHLGGPELIGVDAAARILSYAREHGVVTSVDLLAPGVLGSFEQIEAALPYIDHLLPNEDQVLGFTGESDLLTGARKLLAAGVGVVAVTRGGDGALVVTADGAEPVPAFEIDVVDTTGCGDAFSAGYLRGVSLGRTPGDAAVLGSAAAALVARGLGSDHGDFDLAAADEFAATHKPRR